A window of Phycodurus eques isolate BA_2022a chromosome 5, UOR_Pequ_1.1, whole genome shotgun sequence contains these coding sequences:
- the pgghg gene encoding protein-glucosylgalactosylhydroxylysine glucosidase isoform X1, whose translation MSGDPYTFSSDSLPADLRFLPPLANGLLGWRVYNNTMHVGGVYNGERGECHRADVPCPLAVMVETEEAGQDRYSLDTHTGVFTHTLTSASVTVSQSFYPHRYHSNLMVMEILLARHVTSEVAFTVNLATSFTSQSKDIDFQAAPDYRGGSHIQGHTRTAEFPGGPCPTVHLIWTPIPSTLTLPPERSQDRWGFILAGANCLDVAEASFDEGLELMATGGLRPSHEKAWEELWLQSRVEVAGSERLLKAVIGCMFYLLSAFPSIHDTSGFFGGVSPGGLSNGSEAQDYWGHVFWDQEIWIYPNVALFYPKLARAALEYRMRTIDGAKYNAQKQGFKGLKLAWQSAVSGREMCPEDIYGLQEIHINGDVALAFQNYYYLTEDVTMFTDGQGRQLIWGVADYWVSRATWSPDDQKYHLLGVMPPDEYYYNVNNSVYTNTVAKLSLQFAVELAALLKHPAPKEWQDVADNIQIPFDQQSLYHPEFEGYSKGYPVKQADTVMLSYPLGLPMSPEIRRNDLEAYETVTDPHGPAMTWGMFAIGWLELGEAEKAQRLLEKCFRNIQGPFQVWSESSDGSGAVNFLTGMGGFLQAVVFGYSGFRVQKECLAFSPLLPNDLSELCIRGVSYLGHQLDWLFRKDEVCVILREQEGGAASAKICDLQVVLKASGTQIPLTPGAPVTFPREPGCVCRLELSSFCWPF comes from the exons ATGTCCGGTGACCCTTACACTTTCTCCAGTGACTCTCTCCCCGCTGACCTCCGCTTCCTGCCTCCGCTGGCCAACGGCCTTTTGGGATGGCGGGTGTACAACAATACCATGCACGTGGGCGGCGTGTACAACGGCGAACGGGGTGAATGTCACCGTGCAGATGTGCCCTGTCCTCTAGCCGTGATGGTTGAGACAGAGGAAGCTGGTCAAGACCGCTACAGCCTGGACACCCACACAG GTGTTTTCACGCACACACTGACCTCAGCCAGCGTAACAGTTTCCCAGTCTTTCTATCCGCACCGCTACCACTCCAACCTGATGGTGATGGAGATTCTGTTGGCGCGCCATGTGACCTCAGAGGTGGCGTTCACAGTGAACCTGGCCACTTCCTTCACCTCTCAGAGCAAAGACATTGATTTTCAGGCTGCTCCTGACTACAGAGGTGGGAG TCACATTCAAGGTCACACCCGCACGGCAGAGTTCCCAGGAGGTCCTTGTCCCACAGTGCATCTCATCTGGACCCCCATACCCTCCACGCTGACACTACCACCTGAGCGAAGCCAGGACCGCTGGGGCTTCATTCTAGCGGGGGCTAATTGTTTAGATGTCGCTGAGGCCAGTTTTGACGAGGGCCTGGAGCTGATGGCGACGGGTGGCCTGCGCCCCTCTCACGAGAAGGCTTGGGAGGAGCTGTGGCTGCAGAGCAGGGTGGAGGTCGCGGGATCCGAGCGCCTCTTGAAAGCTGTGATCGGTTGCATGTTCTACCTCCTCAGTGCCTTTCCCTCCATCCACGACACATCTGGCTTTTTTGGCGGTGTCAGTCCAGGTGGACTCTCGAATGGCTCGGAAGCTCAGGATTATTGGGGCCATGTTTTCTGGGACCAG GAGATCTGGATTTACCCCAATGTAGCTTTATTCTACCCCAAACTGGCCCGCGCAGCACTGGAGTACAGGATGCGGACTATCGACGGAGCTAAATACAATGCTCAAAAGCAGGGATTCAAG GGGCTGAAGTTGGCATGGCAAAGTGCTGTGTCAGGGAGGGAAATGTGCCCTGAGGACATTTACGGACTACAAGAGATTCACATCAATGGAGATGTCGCACTGGCCTTCCAGAATTACTACTATCTCACTGAG GATGTGACAATGTTCACAGATGGACAGGGCCGTCAGCTGATATGGGGCGTGGCCGATTACTGGGTTTCCAGGGCAACCTGGAGCCCTGACGACCAGAAGTATCATCTCTTAG GTGTCATGCCACCAGATGAGTATTACTACAATGTCAACAACTCTGTCTACACAAACACAGTGGCCAAATTAAG TCTGCAGTTTGCTGTGGAATTAGCTGCTCTTCTCAAACACCCCGCACCAAAGGAATGGCAAGATGTGGCGGACAACATCCAAATACCTTTTGACCAGCAATCTCTGTACCATCCCGAGTTTGAAGGCTATTCTaaag GTTATCCAGTCAAACAGGCCGACACTGTGATGCTGAGCTATCCTCTTGGCCTACCCATGTCGCCTGAGATCAGAAGAAATGACCTCGAAGCATATGAAACAGTCACTGACCCTCATGGACCGGCCATGACATGG GGAATGTTTGCGATTGGTTGGCTGGAGCTGGGGGAGGCGGAGAAAGCTCAACGTTTGCTTGAGAAGTGCTTCAGAAACATCCAAGGACCTTTCCAG GTTTGGAGTGAATCATCAGACGGTTCCGGCGCAGTCAACTTTCTTACAGGTATGGGAGGATTCTTGCAAGCAGTGGTGTTCGGTTACAGTGGCTTCAG aGTTCAAAAGGAATGCCTcgccttttccccccttcttcCCAATGACCTGAGTGAGCTTTGCATCCGTGGCGTGAGCTACCTGGGCCATCAGCTGGACTGGCTGTTTCGCAAAGATGAAGTGTGCGTCATACTGAGGGAGCAGGAAGGCGGTGCTGCAAGTGCAAAGATATGCGATCTGCAGGTGGTCCTCAAGGCATCGGGGACTCAAATCCCTTTAACTCCAG GGGCGCCAGT
- the pgghg gene encoding protein-glucosylgalactosylhydroxylysine glucosidase isoform X3: MSGDPYTFSSDSLPADLRFLPPLANGLLGWRVYNNTMHVGGVYNGERGECHRADVPCPLAVMVETEEAGQDRYSLDTHTGVFTHTLTSASVTVSQSFYPHRYHSNLMVMEILLARHVTSEVAFTVNLATSFTSQSKDIDFQAAPDYRGGSHIQGHTRTAEFPGGPCPTVHLIWTPIPSTLTLPPERSQDRWGFILAGANCLDVAEASFDEGLELMATGGLRPSHEKAWEELWLQSRVEVAGSERLLKAVIGCMFYLLSAFPSIHDTSGFFGGVSPGGLSNGSEAQDYWGHVFWDQEIWIYPNVALFYPKLARAALEYRMRTIDGAKYNAQKQGFKGLKLAWQSAVSGREMCPEDIYGLQEIHINGDVALAFQNYYYLTEDVTMFTDGQGRQLIWGVADYWVSRATWSPDDQKYHLLGVMPPDEYYYNVNNSVYTNTVAKLSLQFAVELAALLKHPAPKEWQDVADNIQIPFDQQSLYHPEFEGYSKGYPVKQADTVMLSYPLGLPMSPEIRRNDLEAYETVTDPHGPAMTWGMFAIGWLELGEAEKAQRLLEKCFRNIQGPFQ, encoded by the exons ATGTCCGGTGACCCTTACACTTTCTCCAGTGACTCTCTCCCCGCTGACCTCCGCTTCCTGCCTCCGCTGGCCAACGGCCTTTTGGGATGGCGGGTGTACAACAATACCATGCACGTGGGCGGCGTGTACAACGGCGAACGGGGTGAATGTCACCGTGCAGATGTGCCCTGTCCTCTAGCCGTGATGGTTGAGACAGAGGAAGCTGGTCAAGACCGCTACAGCCTGGACACCCACACAG GTGTTTTCACGCACACACTGACCTCAGCCAGCGTAACAGTTTCCCAGTCTTTCTATCCGCACCGCTACCACTCCAACCTGATGGTGATGGAGATTCTGTTGGCGCGCCATGTGACCTCAGAGGTGGCGTTCACAGTGAACCTGGCCACTTCCTTCACCTCTCAGAGCAAAGACATTGATTTTCAGGCTGCTCCTGACTACAGAGGTGGGAG TCACATTCAAGGTCACACCCGCACGGCAGAGTTCCCAGGAGGTCCTTGTCCCACAGTGCATCTCATCTGGACCCCCATACCCTCCACGCTGACACTACCACCTGAGCGAAGCCAGGACCGCTGGGGCTTCATTCTAGCGGGGGCTAATTGTTTAGATGTCGCTGAGGCCAGTTTTGACGAGGGCCTGGAGCTGATGGCGACGGGTGGCCTGCGCCCCTCTCACGAGAAGGCTTGGGAGGAGCTGTGGCTGCAGAGCAGGGTGGAGGTCGCGGGATCCGAGCGCCTCTTGAAAGCTGTGATCGGTTGCATGTTCTACCTCCTCAGTGCCTTTCCCTCCATCCACGACACATCTGGCTTTTTTGGCGGTGTCAGTCCAGGTGGACTCTCGAATGGCTCGGAAGCTCAGGATTATTGGGGCCATGTTTTCTGGGACCAG GAGATCTGGATTTACCCCAATGTAGCTTTATTCTACCCCAAACTGGCCCGCGCAGCACTGGAGTACAGGATGCGGACTATCGACGGAGCTAAATACAATGCTCAAAAGCAGGGATTCAAG GGGCTGAAGTTGGCATGGCAAAGTGCTGTGTCAGGGAGGGAAATGTGCCCTGAGGACATTTACGGACTACAAGAGATTCACATCAATGGAGATGTCGCACTGGCCTTCCAGAATTACTACTATCTCACTGAG GATGTGACAATGTTCACAGATGGACAGGGCCGTCAGCTGATATGGGGCGTGGCCGATTACTGGGTTTCCAGGGCAACCTGGAGCCCTGACGACCAGAAGTATCATCTCTTAG GTGTCATGCCACCAGATGAGTATTACTACAATGTCAACAACTCTGTCTACACAAACACAGTGGCCAAATTAAG TCTGCAGTTTGCTGTGGAATTAGCTGCTCTTCTCAAACACCCCGCACCAAAGGAATGGCAAGATGTGGCGGACAACATCCAAATACCTTTTGACCAGCAATCTCTGTACCATCCCGAGTTTGAAGGCTATTCTaaag GTTATCCAGTCAAACAGGCCGACACTGTGATGCTGAGCTATCCTCTTGGCCTACCCATGTCGCCTGAGATCAGAAGAAATGACCTCGAAGCATATGAAACAGTCACTGACCCTCATGGACCGGCCATGACATGG GGAATGTTTGCGATTGGTTGGCTGGAGCTGGGGGAGGCGGAGAAAGCTCAACGTTTGCTTGAGAAGTGCTTCAGAAACATCCAAGGACCTTTCCAG TAA
- the pgghg gene encoding protein-glucosylgalactosylhydroxylysine glucosidase isoform X2 has product MSGDPYTFSSDSLPADLRFLPPLANGLLGWRVYNNTMHVGGVYNGERGECHRADVPCPLAVMVETEEAGQDRYSLDTHTGVFTHTLTSASVTVSQSFYPHRYHSNLMVMEILLARHVTSEVAFTVNLATSFTSQSKDIDFQAAPDYRGGSHIQGHTRTAEFPGGPCPTVHLIWTPIPSTLTLPPERSQDRWGFILAGANCLDVAEASFDEGLELMATGGLRPSHEKAWEELWLQSRVEVAGSERLLKAVIGCMFYLLSAFPSIHDTSGFFGGVSPGGLSNGSEAQDYWGHVFWDQEIWIYPNVALFYPKLARAALEYRMRTIDGAKYNAQKQGFKGLKLAWQSAVSGREMCPEDIYGLQEIHINGDVALAFQNYYYLTEDVTMFTDGQGRQLIWGVADYWVSRATWSPDDQKYHLLGVMPPDEYYYNVNNSVYTNTVAKLSLQFAVELAALLKHPAPKEWQDVADNIQIPFDQQSLYHPEFEGYSKGYPVKQADTVMLSYPLGLPMSPEIRRNDLEAYETVTDPHGPAMTWGMFAIGWLELGEAEKAQRLLEKCFRNIQGPFQYVLRGHEEGTRKVGGDVRRRIQ; this is encoded by the exons ATGTCCGGTGACCCTTACACTTTCTCCAGTGACTCTCTCCCCGCTGACCTCCGCTTCCTGCCTCCGCTGGCCAACGGCCTTTTGGGATGGCGGGTGTACAACAATACCATGCACGTGGGCGGCGTGTACAACGGCGAACGGGGTGAATGTCACCGTGCAGATGTGCCCTGTCCTCTAGCCGTGATGGTTGAGACAGAGGAAGCTGGTCAAGACCGCTACAGCCTGGACACCCACACAG GTGTTTTCACGCACACACTGACCTCAGCCAGCGTAACAGTTTCCCAGTCTTTCTATCCGCACCGCTACCACTCCAACCTGATGGTGATGGAGATTCTGTTGGCGCGCCATGTGACCTCAGAGGTGGCGTTCACAGTGAACCTGGCCACTTCCTTCACCTCTCAGAGCAAAGACATTGATTTTCAGGCTGCTCCTGACTACAGAGGTGGGAG TCACATTCAAGGTCACACCCGCACGGCAGAGTTCCCAGGAGGTCCTTGTCCCACAGTGCATCTCATCTGGACCCCCATACCCTCCACGCTGACACTACCACCTGAGCGAAGCCAGGACCGCTGGGGCTTCATTCTAGCGGGGGCTAATTGTTTAGATGTCGCTGAGGCCAGTTTTGACGAGGGCCTGGAGCTGATGGCGACGGGTGGCCTGCGCCCCTCTCACGAGAAGGCTTGGGAGGAGCTGTGGCTGCAGAGCAGGGTGGAGGTCGCGGGATCCGAGCGCCTCTTGAAAGCTGTGATCGGTTGCATGTTCTACCTCCTCAGTGCCTTTCCCTCCATCCACGACACATCTGGCTTTTTTGGCGGTGTCAGTCCAGGTGGACTCTCGAATGGCTCGGAAGCTCAGGATTATTGGGGCCATGTTTTCTGGGACCAG GAGATCTGGATTTACCCCAATGTAGCTTTATTCTACCCCAAACTGGCCCGCGCAGCACTGGAGTACAGGATGCGGACTATCGACGGAGCTAAATACAATGCTCAAAAGCAGGGATTCAAG GGGCTGAAGTTGGCATGGCAAAGTGCTGTGTCAGGGAGGGAAATGTGCCCTGAGGACATTTACGGACTACAAGAGATTCACATCAATGGAGATGTCGCACTGGCCTTCCAGAATTACTACTATCTCACTGAG GATGTGACAATGTTCACAGATGGACAGGGCCGTCAGCTGATATGGGGCGTGGCCGATTACTGGGTTTCCAGGGCAACCTGGAGCCCTGACGACCAGAAGTATCATCTCTTAG GTGTCATGCCACCAGATGAGTATTACTACAATGTCAACAACTCTGTCTACACAAACACAGTGGCCAAATTAAG TCTGCAGTTTGCTGTGGAATTAGCTGCTCTTCTCAAACACCCCGCACCAAAGGAATGGCAAGATGTGGCGGACAACATCCAAATACCTTTTGACCAGCAATCTCTGTACCATCCCGAGTTTGAAGGCTATTCTaaag GTTATCCAGTCAAACAGGCCGACACTGTGATGCTGAGCTATCCTCTTGGCCTACCCATGTCGCCTGAGATCAGAAGAAATGACCTCGAAGCATATGAAACAGTCACTGACCCTCATGGACCGGCCATGACATGG GGAATGTTTGCGATTGGTTGGCTGGAGCTGGGGGAGGCGGAGAAAGCTCAACGTTTGCTTGAGAAGTGCTTCAGAAACATCCAAGGACCTTTCCAG TACGTGCTGCGAGGGCATGAGGAAGGAACGCGCAAGGTGGGAGGTGACGTCAGAAGGCGCATCCAATAG